The Pseudomonas fluorescens genome includes a window with the following:
- a CDS encoding PepSY domain-containing protein, with protein sequence MKLNLRAHNRWALALLAFCSLAVARDLDQDEALQLRQQGVILPLEQLLQQALDLHPGAKLLEAELEEKHGVYIYEVELLDTDGVVRELDLEAATGRLLKDKED encoded by the coding sequence ATGAAGCTTAATCTGCGCGCCCATAATCGATGGGCGCTGGCGCTGCTGGCGTTTTGTTCGCTGGCCGTGGCCCGGGACCTGGATCAGGACGAGGCCCTGCAACTGCGCCAGCAGGGTGTGATCTTGCCGCTGGAGCAACTGCTGCAACAGGCGCTGGACCTGCACCCGGGCGCCAAACTGCTGGAAGCCGAGCTGGAGGAGAAACACGGCGTCTATATTTATGAGGTCGAGTTGCTGGACACCGACGGCGTCGTGCGCGAATTGGACCTGGAGGCCGCGACCGGCCGCTTACTCAAAGATAAGGAAGACTGA
- a CDS encoding PepSY domain-containing protein: MNRLTAFFIATLMALGTSLVHARDLDTDEARKLQDAGTILSFEKLNAAALAEHPGATLTDTELDEEYGKYIYQVDLRDTKGIEWDLELDATNGKVLKNHQDT; this comes from the coding sequence ATGAACCGCCTGACTGCCTTTTTTATCGCGACCCTGATGGCACTGGGAACCAGCCTGGTTCACGCACGAGACCTGGACACGGACGAAGCCCGCAAACTGCAAGACGCTGGTACCATCCTGTCCTTTGAAAAACTCAACGCCGCTGCCCTGGCCGAACACCCTGGCGCCACCTTGACCGATACCGAGCTGGACGAAGAGTACGGCAAGTACATTTACCAGGTGGATTTGCGCGATACGAAGGGCATTGAGTGGGATCTGGAATTGGACGCCACCAACGGCAAGGTGCTCAAGAATCATCAGGATACGTAA
- the codB gene encoding cytosine permease, translated as MTQNDPGNDYPLSEVPMHARKGLASTAMVLLGFTFFTATMFAGGKLGVAFGFAEMLTVIVIGNLLLGLYAAGLGYIAFKSGLNSVLMGRFCFGEVGSKLSDLILGFTQIGWYAWGTATAAVVLGKYFELSESTVLGLMVLFGLGFCATAYVGYRGLEILSYLAVPAMMLLLMLSMWVATVKVGGFEGLLAVVPTGSLDWSTAITLVFGTFVSGATQATNWTRFSRSAKVAVLASLIGFFLGNGLMVLIGAYGAIVYQQPDVVEVLLLQGFAMAAMAMLLLNIWSTQDNTIYNFAVAGCNLLRTRRRKTVTLGGAVIGTLLALLGMYDLLVPYLILLGTVIPPIGGVIMADFFFRWRGRYPRLAEAQLPAFNWPGLLAYGIGTVAAFNSPWVAPLVGIAAGALTYVLLISVMGTRTADASLQNL; from the coding sequence ATGACTCAGAACGATCCAGGCAATGACTATCCCTTGAGCGAAGTCCCGATGCACGCTCGCAAGGGCCTGGCCTCCACGGCCATGGTGCTGCTGGGTTTCACCTTTTTCACCGCCACCATGTTTGCCGGCGGCAAGCTGGGGGTAGCGTTCGGTTTTGCCGAAATGCTCACGGTCATCGTCATCGGCAATCTGCTGCTGGGCCTCTACGCCGCCGGCCTGGGCTATATCGCCTTCAAGAGCGGGCTCAATTCGGTGTTGATGGGGCGTTTCTGTTTCGGCGAGGTGGGCAGCAAGCTCAGTGACTTGATTCTGGGGTTCACCCAGATCGGCTGGTACGCCTGGGGCACGGCGACTGCCGCGGTGGTGCTGGGCAAGTATTTCGAGTTGAGCGAGAGCACCGTGCTCGGGTTGATGGTGCTGTTCGGCCTGGGGTTTTGTGCCACGGCCTATGTCGGTTATCGCGGGTTGGAAATCCTCTCGTACCTCGCCGTGCCGGCCATGATGTTGCTGCTGATGCTGTCGATGTGGGTCGCGACGGTGAAGGTCGGCGGCTTCGAAGGCTTGTTGGCGGTGGTGCCGACGGGCAGCCTCGACTGGTCCACCGCCATCACGTTGGTGTTCGGCACCTTCGTCAGCGGCGCGACCCAGGCCACCAACTGGACGCGGTTCTCCCGCTCGGCGAAGGTCGCGGTGCTGGCGAGTCTGATCGGCTTCTTCCTCGGCAATGGGCTGATGGTGCTGATCGGCGCCTACGGAGCCATCGTCTATCAGCAACCGGACGTGGTCGAAGTGTTGCTGCTGCAGGGCTTCGCCATGGCGGCGATGGCGATGCTGCTGCTCAACATCTGGAGCACCCAGGACAACACCATCTACAACTTCGCCGTGGCCGGTTGCAACCTGCTGCGCACCCGTCGGCGCAAGACCGTAACCCTCGGCGGCGCGGTGATCGGCACGTTGCTGGCGCTGCTGGGCATGTACGATCTGCTGGTGCCCTACCTGATCCTGCTGGGCACCGTCATCCCACCCATCGGCGGGGTCATCATGGCCGATTTCTTCTTCCGCTGGCGTGGTCGTTATCCGCGCCTGGCCGAGGCGCAACTGCCGGCGTTCAACTGGCCCGGGCTGTTGGCCTATGGGATTGGCACCGTCGCGGCGTTCAATTCACCCTGGGTCGCGCCGCTGGTAGGAATCGCTGCCGGCGCGCTAACGTATGTGCTATTGATCAGCGTAATGGGTACTCGCACCGCTGATGCGTCCCTACAAAACCTCTAA
- a CDS encoding response regulator transcription factor, translated as MRLLLVEDHVPLADELMAGLARQGYAVDWLADGRDAVYQGSSEPYDLIILDLGLPGVPGLEVLAQWRAGGLSTPVLILTARGSWAERIEGLKAGADDYLTKPFHPEELQLRIQALLRRSHGQVNQPTLKSAGLHLDESRQCVVRDGTDIQLTAAEFRLLRYFMLHPEQILSKSHLAEHLYDGETERDSNVLEVHVNHLRRKLGRSVIETRRGQGYLFGGQAQ; from the coding sequence ATGCGCCTGCTTCTGGTGGAAGATCACGTGCCCCTGGCCGACGAACTGATGGCCGGACTTGCACGCCAGGGCTACGCCGTCGACTGGCTCGCCGATGGTCGCGACGCGGTATACCAGGGCAGCAGCGAACCCTACGACCTGATCATCCTCGATCTCGGCCTGCCGGGCGTGCCGGGGCTTGAGGTGCTCGCCCAATGGCGTGCCGGTGGCTTGAGCACGCCAGTGTTGATCCTTACCGCACGCGGTTCCTGGGCCGAGCGCATCGAAGGCCTCAAGGCCGGGGCCGACGATTACCTGACCAAACCTTTTCATCCTGAAGAGCTGCAGTTGCGGATCCAGGCGTTGCTGCGCCGCTCCCACGGCCAGGTCAACCAGCCGACGCTGAAGTCGGCCGGGTTGCACCTGGATGAGAGTCGCCAGTGCGTGGTCCGCGACGGCACCGACATCCAGCTCACGGCCGCCGAGTTCCGCCTGTTGCGCTATTTCATGCTGCATCCCGAGCAGATCCTTTCTAAAAGCCATCTCGCCGAACACCTGTACGACGGTGAGACCGAGCGCGATTCCAACGTGCTTGAAGTCCACGTCAATCACCTGCGGCGCAAGCTGGGCCGCAGCGTGATCGAAACCCGTCGCGGCCAGGGTTACCTGTTCGGCGGGCAGGCGCAGTGA
- a CDS encoding Na+/H+ antiporter family protein produces MNAVIAAVGVMLVLSLARVHVVIALIIGALVGGLTGGLGIEATLKAFNAGLGGGATVALSYALLGAFAVAIAKSGMAHALADKALALVDRQDTAGGRGVKWVLIGLLGTVAVASQNILPIHIAFIPLLVPPLLYVLTKLQLDRRLIACVMTFGLITPYMFLPVGFGNIFLNEILLANIARSGVDVSGINVTHAMGIPALGMVFGLLLSLFSYRKKRVYDLKKIARVEQVAVRYNPLSLMVAGFAVAAAFAVQLLVDSMIIGALVGFLIFSLSGVVRWRETDDLFTEGMKMMAMIGFIMIAASGFAEVMKATGEVQSLVESSAAWIGHNKGIGALMMLLVGLLVTMGIGSSFSTVPILATIFVPLCLQLGFSPLAIVCIVGTAGALGDAGSPASDSTLGPTSGLNIDGQHHHIWDTVVPTFIHYNLPLLVFGWVAAMVL; encoded by the coding sequence ATAAATGCAGTAATTGCCGCGGTTGGCGTCATGCTGGTGCTCAGCCTGGCCCGCGTGCATGTGGTGATCGCGCTGATTATCGGTGCGTTGGTGGGTGGCCTGACGGGTGGCCTGGGGATCGAGGCGACGCTCAAGGCGTTCAATGCCGGCCTGGGTGGTGGTGCGACGGTGGCGCTGTCCTACGCCTTGCTCGGCGCTTTCGCCGTGGCGATTGCCAAGTCCGGCATGGCCCACGCCCTGGCGGACAAAGCCCTGGCCCTGGTGGATCGCCAGGACACTGCCGGCGGCAGGGGCGTCAAATGGGTGCTGATCGGTTTGCTGGGAACGGTCGCGGTCGCCTCCCAGAACATTTTGCCGATCCATATCGCTTTCATTCCGTTGCTGGTGCCGCCGCTGCTCTATGTGCTGACCAAGTTGCAGCTGGACCGTCGGTTGATCGCCTGCGTCATGACCTTCGGCCTGATCACGCCCTACATGTTCCTGCCGGTTGGTTTCGGCAATATCTTCCTCAACGAAATCCTCCTGGCCAACATCGCCCGCAGCGGTGTGGACGTCAGCGGCATCAACGTCACCCATGCCATGGGCATCCCGGCGCTGGGCATGGTGTTTGGTCTGCTGTTGTCGTTGTTCTCCTACCGCAAGAAGCGCGTCTATGACCTGAAGAAAATCGCCCGGGTCGAGCAAGTGGCCGTGCGCTACAACCCACTGAGCCTGATGGTGGCCGGTTTTGCGGTGGCGGCGGCGTTCGCGGTGCAACTGCTGGTGGACTCGATGATCATCGGCGCCCTGGTCGGGTTCCTGATTTTCTCGCTGTCGGGGGTGGTGCGCTGGCGCGAGACTGACGACCTGTTCACCGAAGGCATGAAGATGATGGCGATGATCGGCTTCATCATGATCGCGGCCTCAGGCTTCGCCGAAGTGATGAAGGCCACCGGCGAAGTCCAGAGCCTGGTGGAGTCTTCGGCGGCCTGGATCGGCCACAACAAGGGCATTGGCGCGCTGATGATGTTGCTGGTGGGGCTGCTGGTGACCATGGGCATCGGCTCGTCGTTTTCCACGGTGCCGATCCTGGCGACGATTTTCGTGCCACTGTGCCTGCAACTGGGCTTCAGCCCGCTGGCGATCGTCTGCATCGTCGGCACCGCCGGCGCCCTGGGCGATGCCGGCTCGCCCGCCTCGGACTCGACCCTGGGCCCGACCTCCGGCCTGAACATCGACGGCCAGCACCATCACATCTGGGACACCGTGGTCCCGACCTTCATCCACTACAACCTGCCGCTGCTGGTGTTTGGTTGGGTGGCGGCGATGGTGTTGTAA
- a CDS encoding MFS transporter: protein MTAITPPPTFIPGRLEQMSTRIAYLIAGIGIAAWAPLVPYAKVRANLDEGTLGLLLLCLGVGSILAMPISGALATRFGCRRVLSGGTILICLALPLLATMTSLPWLVAALFLFGAGLGTVDSTVNLQAVIVERASGKTMMSGFHGMFSLGGIIGAAGVSALLGLGLSPLGATLVVNGVLLVALFKAAPHLLPYGSESSGPAFAIPHGVVLFIGILCFIVFLAEGAVLDWSAVFLTTERAVDTAYAGLGYAAFALTMTVGRLTGDSVVHRLGAKRVIIYGGSIAAAGFLLATLAPMWQAALLGYGLVGAGCSNIVPVLYTAVGKQTLMPEAIAVPAITTIGYAGILAGPALIGFVAHGSSLSFAFGLIALSLVAVAISGKVLKV from the coding sequence ATGACTGCCATTACGCCCCCGCCCACCTTTATCCCCGGACGCCTGGAACAGATGTCCACCCGCATCGCCTATCTCATCGCCGGCATCGGCATCGCCGCCTGGGCGCCGCTGGTGCCTTACGCCAAGGTGCGGGCGAACCTGGATGAAGGCACCCTCGGGTTGCTGCTGTTGTGCCTGGGGGTCGGGTCGATCCTGGCGATGCCGATTTCCGGTGCGCTGGCGACGCGGTTCGGCTGCCGGCGGGTGCTCAGCGGCGGTACGATTCTGATCTGCCTGGCGTTGCCGTTGCTGGCGACAATGACTTCCCTGCCCTGGCTGGTGGCCGCATTGTTCCTGTTTGGCGCCGGGCTCGGCACCGTGGACTCGACCGTGAACCTGCAAGCGGTGATCGTCGAACGGGCCAGTGGCAAGACCATGATGTCGGGTTTCCACGGCATGTTCAGTCTCGGCGGGATCATTGGCGCGGCGGGTGTCAGTGCCCTGCTTGGCCTGGGGCTTTCGCCGCTGGGGGCGACGCTGGTGGTCAATGGCGTGCTACTGGTAGCGTTGTTCAAGGCTGCGCCGCACCTGCTGCCCTACGGCAGTGAAAGCTCGGGACCGGCGTTCGCCATTCCCCACGGCGTGGTGCTGTTTATCGGCATCCTGTGTTTCATCGTATTCCTGGCCGAAGGCGCGGTGCTGGACTGGAGCGCCGTATTCCTGACCACCGAACGCGCGGTGGATACCGCCTATGCCGGGCTGGGTTATGCCGCCTTCGCGCTGACCATGACCGTCGGCCGGCTGACCGGCGATTCAGTGGTACATCGCCTCGGAGCCAAACGCGTGATCATCTATGGCGGATCGATCGCGGCCGCCGGGTTCCTGTTGGCGACCCTCGCACCGATGTGGCAAGCCGCGCTACTGGGCTATGGGTTGGTGGGCGCCGGGTGTTCGAACATCGTGCCGGTGCTGTACACCGCCGTCGGCAAACAGACCTTAATGCCAGAGGCCATCGCTGTGCCGGCCATCACCACCATCGGCTATGCCGGCATCCTTGCCGGCCCGGCGCTGATTGGTTTCGTCGCCCATGGCAGCAGCTTGAGCTTTGCGTTTGGGTTGATTGCGTTGTCGCTGGTGGCGGTGGCGATTAGCGGGAAAGTGTTGAAAGTCTGA
- a CDS encoding sensor histidine kinase, with translation MRSIQRRLSLGLIGVMVVVGLVLAQTSLWLFELGLQRYLEAGLRNDSENLLVALVRGPQGLQLDERRLSPAYQRPFSGHYFRIDFADVHWRSRSLWDQELPRLDHPGLHSNLQLGPEGQKLLVLRTDYRRLGQAISISVAQDYTPVRDSFRRMQQIGLGLGLAGLLLILLLQRITVRRALRPLDRAREQIAQLQRGQRSQLDEQVPRELEPLVAQINHLLAHTEDSLKRSRNALGNLGHALKTPLAVLQSLASNEKLDPYPELRKLLLDQLEQVRQRLNRELNRARLSGDALPGAHLDCDAELPGLLATLNMIHGEHLHLSYAAPPGLHLPWDREDLLELLGNLLDNACKWADAEVRLTMTETADGFSLAVEDDGPGIPRDRRDQVFSRGTRLDEQTDGHGLGLGIVRDIVDTWGGLLALDDSEWGGLKVVIELPKR, from the coding sequence GTGAGATCCATCCAGCGGCGCCTGAGCCTGGGGTTGATCGGTGTGATGGTGGTGGTCGGCCTGGTTCTGGCACAGACCAGCCTGTGGTTGTTCGAGCTGGGCTTGCAGCGTTACCTGGAAGCCGGGCTGCGCAACGACAGCGAAAACCTGCTGGTGGCCCTGGTGCGCGGCCCGCAGGGGCTGCAACTGGATGAACGACGCTTGTCGCCGGCCTATCAGCGGCCGTTTTCCGGGCATTATTTCCGTATCGACTTTGCCGATGTGCACTGGCGCTCCCGCTCCCTGTGGGACCAGGAATTGCCCCGGCTCGACCACCCGGGCCTGCACAGCAACCTGCAACTGGGGCCCGAGGGCCAGAAGCTGCTGGTGCTGCGCACCGACTATCGACGGCTGGGCCAGGCGATCTCCATCAGCGTGGCCCAGGATTACACGCCGGTGCGTGACAGCTTCCGCCGAATGCAGCAGATCGGCCTGGGGCTCGGGTTGGCGGGGTTACTGTTGATTCTGTTGCTGCAACGCATCACCGTGCGCCGCGCCTTGCGTCCGCTGGACCGGGCGCGGGAGCAGATTGCCCAGTTGCAGCGCGGGCAGCGTTCGCAACTCGACGAACAGGTGCCACGGGAGCTGGAACCGCTGGTGGCGCAAATCAACCATCTGCTGGCCCACACCGAGGACAGCCTCAAGCGTTCGCGCAACGCATTGGGCAACCTCGGCCATGCCTTGAAGACCCCGCTGGCGGTGCTGCAAAGCCTGGCTTCGAACGAGAAGCTCGATCCGTATCCCGAGTTGCGCAAGCTGCTGCTCGATCAACTGGAGCAGGTCCGCCAGCGCCTGAACCGGGAACTCAACCGCGCCCGCTTGTCCGGCGATGCCTTGCCCGGCGCGCACCTGGACTGCGATGCCGAGCTGCCGGGATTGCTCGCCACGCTGAACATGATCCACGGCGAACACCTGCACCTGAGCTACGCCGCCCCGCCGGGCCTGCACCTGCCGTGGGATCGTGAAGACCTGCTGGAGCTGTTGGGCAACCTGCTGGACAACGCCTGCAAATGGGCCGACGCCGAAGTGCGCCTGACCATGACCGAGACAGCCGACGGATTCAGCCTGGCCGTGGAAGACGACGGCCCGGGCATCCCCAGGGATCGCCGCGACCAGGTGTTCAGCCGCGGCACGCGGCTGGATGAACAGACCGATGGACACGGCCTGGGCCTGGGCATCGTGCGGGACATCGTCGACACCTGGGGTGGCCTGCTGGCGTTGGACGACAGCGAGTGGGGTGGATTGAAGGTCGTGATTGAGTTGCCCAAGCGCTGA
- the queD gene encoding 6-carboxytetrahydropterin synthase QueD has product MEIFKEFTFESAHRLPHVPDGHKCGRLHGHSFKVAIHLSGDIDPHTGWIRDFSEIKAIFKPLYERLDHNYLNDIPGLENPTSEVLAKWIWNELKPLLPELSAIRIHETCTSGCIYHGE; this is encoded by the coding sequence GTGGAAATCTTCAAAGAATTTACCTTCGAATCCGCCCACCGCCTGCCCCACGTGCCGGACGGCCACAAGTGCGGCCGCCTTCACGGCCACTCGTTCAAAGTGGCGATCCACCTGAGCGGCGACATCGATCCACACACGGGCTGGATTCGCGACTTCTCGGAAATCAAGGCGATCTTCAAGCCGCTCTACGAGCGCCTGGACCACAACTACCTCAACGACATTCCTGGCCTGGAAAACCCCACCAGCGAAGTCCTGGCCAAGTGGATCTGGAATGAATTGAAGCCTTTGCTGCCGGAACTCAGCGCCATCCGCATCCATGAGACTTGCACCAGCGGTTGCATCTACCACGGCGAATAA
- a CDS encoding methyl-accepting chemotaxis protein, whose protein sequence is MERQRHETDQVATAINEMSSAAQEVARSAQGAAVAAQQTDEEGQSAKRVVAGSIQQIHALVNDIRSSGVSLDSLQQDVASIVSVLGVIRSIAEQTNLLALNAAIEAARAGEAGRGFAVVADEVRALASRTQQSTQEIQGMIDRLQSGTHAAVEAMRRSSEAGDGTSERANEAGASLDTMAQLIGTINSMNAQIASAAEEQTAVAEEINRSVHQIAVAVDSVADETQLGAQTSRSLADLGQRLGKLVGQFRI, encoded by the coding sequence ATGGAACGCCAGCGCCACGAAACCGATCAGGTCGCCACGGCGATCAACGAGATGTCCTCGGCCGCCCAGGAAGTCGCCCGCAGCGCCCAGGGTGCCGCTGTCGCGGCCCAGCAGACCGACGAGGAAGGACAATCGGCCAAGCGTGTGGTGGCCGGCAGCATCCAGCAGATTCATGCGTTGGTGAACGATATCCGCAGCAGCGGCGTGTCCCTGGACAGCCTGCAGCAGGACGTGGCCTCGATCGTCAGCGTGCTCGGAGTGATTCGTTCGATTGCCGAGCAGACCAACCTGCTGGCCCTCAACGCCGCCATCGAGGCCGCGCGTGCCGGGGAGGCGGGGCGTGGGTTCGCGGTGGTGGCCGATGAAGTACGGGCCCTGGCCAGCCGGACCCAGCAGAGCACCCAGGAAATCCAGGGCATGATCGATCGCCTGCAATCAGGCACCCACGCGGCGGTGGAAGCGATGCGCCGTTCCAGTGAGGCCGGCGACGGCACCTCGGAACGGGCCAACGAGGCGGGCGCCTCCCTGGACACCATGGCGCAACTGATCGGCACCATCAACTCGATGAACGCCCAGATCGCCAGCGCTGCCGAAGAACAGACCGCGGTGGCCGAGGAAATCAACCGCAGCGTGCATCAGATCGCCGTGGCCGTGGACAGCGTCGCCGACGAAACCCAACTCGGCGCCCAGACCTCCCGCAGCCTGGCTGACCTGGGCCAGCGCCTGGGCAAGCTGGTGGGGCAGTTCCGGATCTGA
- the codA gene encoding cytosine deaminase: protein MHIINARLRNREGLHELHLENGLIANIARQTEAPSLGPEDLDAGGNLVVPPFVEPHIHLDATLTAGEPRWNMSGTLFEGIECWGERKATITEEDTKTRARKTIQALAAHGIQHVRTHVDVTDPELTALKALLQVREESRHLIDMQIVAFPQEGIESYRNGRELMEEAIRMGADVVGGIPHFEYTRDQGVSSVKFLMDLAERTGCLVDVHCDETDDPHSRFLEVLAEEARSRDMGARVTASHTTAMGSYDNAYCAKLFRLLGHSGISFVSCPTESIHLQGRFDNFPKRRGVTRVNELLEAGMNVCFGQDSIVDPWYPLGNGNILRVLEAGLHICHMLGYRNLQSALDLVTDNSAKAMALGERYGLEPGRPANLLILSADSDYEVIRSQGLPLYSIRNGEVLMKRQMPVVEFAQQPG, encoded by the coding sequence ATGCACATCATCAACGCCCGTCTGCGTAACCGTGAAGGCTTGCATGAACTGCACCTGGAAAACGGCTTGATCGCCAACATCGCCCGCCAGACCGAGGCACCCAGCCTCGGCCCGGAAGACCTCGATGCCGGCGGCAACCTGGTGGTCCCGCCCTTCGTCGAACCACACATCCACCTGGACGCCACGCTCACCGCCGGTGAACCGCGCTGGAACATGAGCGGCACGCTGTTCGAAGGCATCGAGTGCTGGGGCGAACGCAAGGCCACCATCACCGAGGAAGACACCAAGACCCGCGCCAGGAAAACCATCCAGGCCCTCGCCGCCCATGGCATCCAGCATGTGCGCACCCACGTCGACGTGACCGACCCCGAGCTCACGGCGCTCAAGGCCCTGCTGCAAGTGCGCGAGGAAAGTCGTCACCTGATCGACATGCAGATCGTCGCGTTTCCCCAGGAAGGCATCGAGTCCTATCGCAACGGCCGCGAGCTCATGGAAGAAGCGATCCGCATGGGCGCCGACGTGGTGGGTGGCATTCCCCACTTCGAGTACACCCGCGACCAGGGCGTCAGCTCGGTGAAATTCCTCATGGACCTGGCCGAACGCACCGGTTGCCTGGTGGATGTGCATTGCGACGAAACCGATGACCCGCACTCACGCTTCCTCGAAGTGCTCGCCGAGGAAGCCCGTAGCCGCGACATGGGCGCGCGTGTCACCGCCAGCCACACCACGGCCATGGGCTCCTACGACAACGCCTACTGCGCCAAGCTGTTCCGCCTGCTCGGGCACTCGGGCATCAGCTTTGTCTCGTGCCCGACCGAAAGCATTCACCTGCAAGGGCGCTTCGATAATTTCCCCAAACGCCGCGGTGTCACCCGGGTCAATGAACTGCTCGAGGCCGGGATGAATGTGTGCTTCGGCCAGGACTCCATCGTCGACCCGTGGTACCCGCTGGGCAACGGCAATATCTTGCGAGTCCTCGAAGCCGGCCTGCACATCTGCCACATGCTCGGCTACCGCAACCTGCAAAGCGCCCTCGACCTGGTCACCGACAACAGCGCCAAGGCCATGGCCCTGGGCGAGCGCTATGGCCTGGAACCCGGGCGTCCGGCTAACCTGCTGATCCTGTCGGCGGACAGTGACTACGAAGTGATCCGCAGCCAGGGCTTGCCGCTCTATTCGATTCGCAACGGTGAAGTGCTGATGAAGCGGCAGATGCCGGTGGTGGAGTTTGCGCAGCAGCCAGGCTGA
- a CDS encoding alpha/beta fold hydrolase produces MTHWPLDQTYDFNGHCIRYAIQGDGPPLVFVHGTPFSSYVWHRIAPLFFATHRVHYFDLLGYGQSAQPDAEVSLGVQNLLFAQLLEHWRLDCPDVVAHDFGGATALRTHLLNGKDYRSLTLIDPVALSPWGSPFVQHVRQHEAAFSGLPDYIQRAIVPTYVRGAIKRDIPDAELAPYVQPWLGEPGQAAFYRQIAQMDERYTREAEGLYPNVRCPTQILWGEDDQWIPIERGRALQRMIPGAQFHPIPNAGHLVQEDAPEAIVAAVLRFLPLHLGP; encoded by the coding sequence ATGACCCACTGGCCGCTGGATCAAACATACGACTTCAACGGGCACTGCATCCGCTACGCCATCCAGGGCGATGGCCCGCCGTTGGTGTTTGTCCACGGCACGCCCTTCTCTTCCTACGTGTGGCACCGGATCGCCCCGCTGTTCTTCGCCACCCACCGGGTGCATTACTTCGACCTGCTGGGGTATGGCCAATCCGCACAACCCGATGCCGAAGTGTCCCTCGGCGTGCAAAACCTGTTGTTCGCACAATTGCTGGAGCATTGGCGCCTGGATTGCCCGGATGTGGTGGCCCATGACTTTGGCGGTGCCACGGCCCTGCGCACGCACCTGCTAAACGGCAAGGATTACCGCAGCCTGACCCTGATCGACCCCGTGGCGCTGTCACCCTGGGGTTCGCCCTTTGTGCAGCATGTCCGCCAGCATGAAGCGGCCTTCAGCGGCCTGCCCGACTACATTCAGCGGGCCATCGTGCCGACCTATGTCCGCGGCGCGATCAAACGGGACATCCCGGACGCGGAACTGGCGCCCTACGTGCAGCCGTGGCTTGGCGAGCCGGGCCAGGCGGCGTTCTACCGGCAGATCGCGCAGATGGACGAACGCTACACCCGTGAAGCCGAGGGGCTGTATCCGAACGTGCGCTGCCCGACCCAGATCCTGTGGGGCGAGGATGATCAGTGGATTCCCATCGAGCGCGGCCGGGCCCTGCAACGGATGATCCCAGGGGCACAATTTCATCCCATTCCAAATGCCGGGCACCTGGTCCAGGAAGACGCGCCGGAGGCCATCGTCGCGGCGGTGTTGCGGTTCCTGCCATTGCATCTTGGTCCCTGA